The following proteins are encoded in a genomic region of Cricetulus griseus strain 17A/GY chromosome 7, alternate assembly CriGri-PICRH-1.0, whole genome shotgun sequence:
- the Iba57 gene encoding putative transferase CAF17, mitochondrial isoform X2, whose translation MAVAALLRGAAAGRGSPAWSWRQSWIPKCCSVRGSGLLGGNPKDGAAWTCFRLDERALVRVRGPDAAPFLLGLLTNELPLSGPPTGAAQPSARAAYAHFLNVQGRTLYDVILYGLPESTKEAPGFLLECDSSALDTLQKHLAMYKIRRKVTVEPHPELHVWAVLPCDPQTPEAAPLEERVETTTILTRDPRTVRMGWRLLIQDDGPALVPRGQLGDIQDYHMHRYQQGIPEGICDLPPGMALPLESNLVFMNGVSFTKGCYIGQELTARTHHTGVIRKRLFPVRLEGPLPASGISPGTLVMVTATGQAAGKFRAGQGCVGLALLRSETIKGPLHIKTSESQQVAVTALVPDWWPTAAK comes from the exons ATGGCAGTCGCGGCGCTGCTCCGGGGCGCGGCTGCGGGGCGCGGAAGCCCGGCCTGGAGCTGGCGGCAGAGCTGGATCCCGAAGTGCTGCTCGGTCCGTGGCTCCGGCCTTCTCGGCGGCAACCCAAAGGACGGCGCAGCTTGGACCTGCTTCCGGCTAGACGAGCGCGCCTTAGTGCGCGTGCGCGGTCCGGACGCTGCACCCTTCCTGTTGGGACTATTGACCAATGAGCTGCCGCTTTCCGGTCCTCCAACCGGCGCGGCTCAGCCCTCTGCGCGTGCGGCGTATGCCCACTTCCTGAATGTGCAGGGACGCACGCTCTATGACGTCATCCTGTATGG ACTCCCTGAGAGCACCAAGGAGGCACCAGGCTTTCTCCTGGAGTGTGACAGCTCTGCGCTGGACACCCTGCAGAAGCACCTGGCCATGTATAAGATCCGGCGGAAGGTCACTGTAGAGCCACATCCAGAGCTCCATGTGTGGGCTGTGCTACCCTGTGACCCCCAGACCCCTGAGGCTGCACCACTAGAAGAGAGGGTGGAAACTACCACCATCCTCACCCGTGACCCCAGGACTGTACGTATGGGGTGGCGGCTTCTCATTCAGGATGATGGCCCAGCCCTGGTACCCAGGGGACAGCTTGGGGACATCCAAGATTATCACATGCACCGGTACCAGCAAG GCATCCCTGAAGGGATCTGTGACCTGCCCCCAGGGATGGCCCTACCCCTGgagtccaacctggtcttcaTGAATGGCGTGAGCTTCACCAAGGGCTGCTACATTGGACAGGAGCTGACAGCCCGCACCCACCACACAGGTGTCATTCGCAAGCGCCTCTTCCCTGTGAGACTTGAAGGCCCCCTGCCTGCCAGTGGCATCAGTCCTGGCACCTTAGTGATGGTGACTGCCACAGGACAGGCAGCAGGCAAGTTCAGAGCTGGCCAGGGATGTGTGGGACTGGCTTTGCTTCGGTCAGAGACAATCAAAGGTCCTCTCCACATAAAGACTTCTGAGAGCCAACAGGTGGCTGTGACTGCCTTGGTGCCAGACTGGTGGCCCACAGCTGCCAAGTAG